Proteins encoded together in one Glandiceps talaboti chromosome 11, keGlaTala1.1, whole genome shotgun sequence window:
- the LOC144442431 gene encoding uncharacterized protein LOC144442431, with translation MAAPSASSAVEPVTTKMSHKKYKALLKKEKRKQKRQAAAQERDITDKVKNEDIVERNQKLMIETVTREEVIKEEERKRLHEKWLEREKAAQDDFIRKKEKAEAIRKYHEEQERRIREEWEERERKEKEEQNKKDEHKKHIEDVLKNLDGGSDGDEDESSWKNPEAPIQVQGKARENCSFFLKTGACRFGNRCSRNHPPTTISNTLMIPNMFSNFSMEHSMRDEYDTDISLEFDEKDAYKDFLEFYDDVLAEFREAGDVIQFKVCCNWEPHLRGNVYVQYATDQDCSKAINTFNGRFYAGKQLTCNYCPELKWKSAICGLFSRKRCPKGRNCNFLHVYQNPNHDFADADRDFQDLASERSHRFSWSERGNRYDFRDTRYRDSFSRSRDKDSYRYDYRGSSRHKDYHRRSVERFGRRERLRYRSRSRSTEREMRRSRSRDRDRRTRDRERSRSRDRDRRTRDRERSRSRDRDRWTRERDRSRSRDRERSRSRERDRWMKDRERSRSRDRERSRSRERDRWTRDRERSRSRDRDRSRSRDRDRSRSRDRDRSRSRERDRSRSGDRDRSRSRERDRRTRERDRQSRERDRSRSKDRDRSQSRERDRSQSRERDRSQSRERDRSRSKDRDRSRSNKHRDKSESRSYSPDKDSVEFTSRDRERYRSRHMLSKGSEDEDEDNKNDVTEDESKYQSQSKERDFYGRKRSNSRSASSGNDSDSTINQSYDKNGKETGIERKERSRSKSKKKHKKKHKKHKHKHRERSPSSSHSYEHQNENNNDRPLE, from the exons taAAAAATGAAGACATTGTAGAAAGGAATCAAAAACTAATGATTGAAACGGTGACAAGAGAAGAAGTCATAAAAGAAGAGGAAAg GAAAAGATTACATGAAAAATGGTTAGAAAGAGAAAAGGCAGCTCAAGACGACTTTATCAGGAAAAAGGAAAAAGCAGAAGCAATCAGGAAATATCACGAAGAACAAGAG CGTCGTATCCGAGAAGAATGGGAAGAGAGGGAAAGGAAGGAGAAGGAAGAACAGAATAAAAAGGATGAACATAAAAAACACATAGAG GATGTCCTGAAGAACCTtgatggtggcagtgatggTGATGAG GATGAATCATCATGGAAGAATCCAGAAGCACCAATCCAGGTACAGGGTAAAGCAAGAGAGAACTGTTCATTCTTCCTAAAGACTGGAGCTTGTAGATTTGGTAACAG ATGTTCTAGAAACCATCCACCAACTACCATTAGTAACACACTAATGATTCCAAACATGTTTAGTAACTTTTCCATGGAACACAGTATGAGGGATGAGTATGACACGGATATCAGTCTGGAATTTGATGAGAAGGATGCCTACAAAGATTTCCTGGAATTCTATGATGATGTCCTTGCTGAATTCAGGGAAGCTGGGGATGTTATACAATTCAAG GTGTGTTGTAACTGGGAGCCACATCTTCGTGgtaatgtgtatgtacaatatgcCACAGACCAAGACTGCAGTAAAGCTATTAATACCTTCAATGGTAGATTTTATGCTGGTAAACAACTTACATGTAACTATTGTCCAGAGTTGAAATGGAAATCAGCTATTTGTG GTTTATTTTCAAGAAAGAGATGTCCTAAAGGCAGAAATTGTAACTTTCTACATGTCTATCAGAATCCAAATCATGACTTTGCTGATGCAGACAGAGACTTCCAGGATTTGGCGTCGGAAAGATCACACAGATTTAGTTGGTCAGAAAGAGGAAATAGATATGACTTTAGAGACACTAGATACAGGGATAGTTTCAGTAGGAGTAGAGATAAAGATTCATATAGATATGATTATAGGGGCTCATCACGGCACAAAGATTATCACAGAAGGTCAGTGGAAAGATTTGGTAGGAGGGAAAGGCTAAGGTATAGAAGCCGTAGTCGGTCTACTGAGAGGGAAATGAGGAGAAGTCGGagcagagatagagacagacgaACTAGAGATAGGGAGAGAAGTCGGagcagagatagagacagacgaACTAGAGATAGGGAGAGAAGTCGGagcagagatagagacagatgGACAAGAGAGAGGGATAGAAGTCGGAGCAGAGATAGGGAGAGAAGTCGGAgcagagaaagagacagatgGATGAAAGATAGGGAAAGAAGTCGGAGCAGAGATAGGGAAAGAAGTCGGAgcagagaaagagacagatgGACAAGAGATAGGGAAAGAAGTCGGAGTAGAGATAGGGATAGAAGTCGGAGCAGAGATAGGGACAGAAGTCGGAGCAGAGATAGGGATAGAAGTCGGAGCAGAGAGAGGGACAGAAGTCGGAGCGGAGATAGGGATAGAAGTCGAAgcagagaaagagacagacgaACTAGAGAGAGGGACAGACAAAGTAGAGAGAGGGACAGAAGTAGGAGCAAAGATAGGGATAGAAGTCAGAGCAGAGAGAGGGACAGAAGTCAGAGCAGAGAGAGGGACAGAAGTCAGAGCAGAGAGAGGGACAGAAGTAGGAGCAAAGATAGGGATAGAAGTAGAAGCAACAAACACAGAGACAAGAGTGAGAGCAGAAGTTATAGTCCAGATAAAGACAGTGTTGAATTTACAAGCAGAGATAGGGAAAGATATAGAAGCAGACACATGCTGTCAAAAGGTagtgaagatgaagatgaagataaTAAGAATGATGTGACTGAAGATGAAAGTAAATATCAGAGTCAATCAAAGGAAAGAGACTTTTACGGGAGGAAGAGGAGTAATAGTAGGTCTGCAAGTAGTGGCAATGACAGTGATTCAACCATAAATCAATCATATGACAAGAATGGAAAGGAAACAGGCATTGAAAGGAAAGAACGAAGCCGAAGTAAAAGTAAAaagaaacacaagaaaaaaCACAAGAAACATAAGCACAAACACCGTGAGAGAAGTCCAAGTAGTAGCCATAGTTATGAACATCAGAATGAAAACAACAATGACAGACCTTTAGAGTGA